CTTATTTGATCTGAAATTTCCTTGTAAAATAATTCTCTATCTTGATCGTCCTCAAGCCCTACAGGATATTCTTGTTGAAAAACAGCAAAACCTCTTTCTATTTCGATAATTGCTACTTTAACCCTATTCAGCAACCGACTCAATCTTTGCTTTCTCTCAGCGCTATACGTTACTGCGGCTAATTGGCTATACTCGGATTTTAAAAAATTCACGGCATCCATAGATGTGCTCATCTGTTGCAAATAGCTTCCCTTCCCTTCGTACCTGACAACAGGCGCCTGCATTATTCCAGAATTCTCATGCTCTGAAAAATCCACCTCGCCTTCTTCTGGTATGGTCAATAATGTAGAATCCGATACAGGCGATACTACTCCTTTTGGTTTATTCAATTTTCGAACTACACTCATAAATGCCTTTCCTCCCATAACACACTGTATAGGAGCTTTCTCAGAACTCAAAGGAGGAGGGGACATTGACATGCCTTTCCTGAGCTTCGAGTTAAATCTCTTGCTTTTGCTTAAAGGTTCTTTTGAAAAATATTCCATTAGGCATTTATCCGATATTAGGACAACTTCCTGTAAATATTTTAGTTCTAGTTATACTCTATTCATCAAATAGTTTGTTGAACTATAAATGCATAAATCCTGTCATCATAATTCCTCTAAAGCCACAAAAACGATTATTCAACGGAAGGGCTTAAGCAAACTCCCTCCGTCATTTGGAGGAAGCAATCCTATTCAATGCCTGTTGATGCCAAATTTCACGATTGTTAGCGATGTCTATTTTCCTTTGCAAGGTCTTCAAGGAATTGTATTCTTTATTAAGGATGCTTTTGGGCACGATTACGTAATTAAATTATGCGAAACAGAATCCGCATTGGAAAGAGAGTACTTCGGTTCAAGCTTCATTAGATCAACAGGAAGCCAGCAAGTATCCGCTCCAGACAGCTTGCTTTTAGATTATAGAAGCTCTGAAATGGATTCTTTAAAAACTAGCCTGTCTATGTGGGAAGAGGAAAATGCCATCAAAGCTTTTGAAGCCCTTAATTCTTATAAGGGAAATAAAGTGTTGATTATGGAAAAAGTCAGTGGCGTCCCATTTCATCCAATTCCTGTTGAATTTGGCGGTTCTGAGGAACTCTTGGAAATGGCTCATTCTCCTCAATTAGCGTTGGCTTTGGGTGAAGTCGCTTTTTACGATTTATTGCTGGGAAATTTCGACCGGCTTATGGGGGCGATTAATCCACATAATTTGCTCGTCGATCCTTTAACCAGACTTCACGCTATAGACTCTAGCCTTTCAGTATTTGGCCAAAAGTACTGTGTCGACAAGTTTGCTCCGGAGCTGGTTGGTGAAATACAAAAAGATTTAGCTGAATTTTCCGCCACTTTTCGGCCTTCTTTAAGGTCAGGCGAAAGTTCTCTATCAGATGATTGGGAAATGATCGAATACAACCATCCCTTGCCTGAGAGAAAGTTCGAACTGGCTAAAGATAAAGATCAATTTGAAGAGCTTCTTAGATCCGCAGACACTAACCCTGTAAAACACCGTGAATTCAATGCTTATGTTAGGGATATTCAGCTGAACATGCTTATTCCTATCGTAAATGAAATATTATTGCTCTTTAGAATGGGACAAATCGATGCTTCCAGATTGGCACGTTCCATAGCCTTGCAATATGAAAAAATTTATCAATGCCCATTAGATCCAAAAATAATTGATTTGGGAATAGTTACTGGCTACACTCAAATTTCAAAAAAGCTCCACACGCCTGAATATGTAAGCGAACTCCATGAGCATATTTATCCAGGCATTGAACTTGAAGCGGAAGGCCTCCTCCAAAGCCTATACAAAGTATGCGCTTCACATATCGAAAAGAAAGACCTCTCATTGCTTGAAAAAACCATGGCAAAAGCAATGAACCCTTCCCAAAAACACAAAAGCAAAAAGAAAAAAAGTTCCTGAATTCCTCCTTCGCCAAACATTGTTGATGGATTGAGATTATATTCCTAGGAGTTAAACAAAGAAAGATAAAATGAAATACCGCTACATTGTCGGAATTCTGGGTATCATCATAAGCCTTAGTTTCTATAGTTGCAAAGAAGTGTTGGACAATATAGGTTCCTTGCAAAATCTCTTGCAAATCGGTTTGGTGTCAGATTCCACCAAATCGGGACAGGCTATTATGAAAGCCATAGAGTTCATCAACAAAGAAAGAAAGAATAAAAACCTAACCGAAATTGCTTTAACCCACATCAACCACCTCAAAGACATCGAATCCGGAAAAGAAGCTGTGAAGAAAATTCTTAAAAACAAAGATATCGATGCTTTAATGATGCATGACCCTGATCTCATCATGTCTGCAATGGACTTGGTCAATAAGTATGGAAAAATGGCTTTCATGCTAGCGCCTCATCCCGATATTGCTAATGAAATGCCTACAGGAATGAGAATCTATACATGCAGCAAAGAAGAAGGCAAGATGATTTCTGATTTTATCAATAATGACTCATTGGGCTCCGTTCTCTTTTGGCATGTCGACAATGAGTATGGCAACAGTGTTGTCAATCATTATAAGGAACTAATCGATTCGAATGTTGAAATTCTTCCTGATGTTTCATTCGATAAAGAAAAGCAGGACTTCGTAACTGACATGCTTGATGTCAAATCCAAAGATCCTGAAGCTATCATCATAATCGCTGAAGAAGACAATCTCCCGCATATGTTCAATGCATTGCGTCAAGGGTTGTATGCGCCTCCACTCATTGGAAATCATATGTTCGCTAACTTCTTCGCGACAACGGAAGGCAAGGAAATATCTGAAGACTACCCTAATGAGATCAGTTATACCCGTGAAGACTTTCATAATGAAAAATTCAGAGGCGTTCAACTTAATGATTTCATTAATCAATGGGAAGAATATTTTGGAGAAGCCCCTAGTCTGGCTGAAGCTTATGCTTATGACAACATAAAAATGATGGAATCCGCCCACGAGCAAAACACCGACAGCACAAACGTAGCTATGGAATCTGAGCTACTGAATAAAGAATTCATCTACGATGGTGTGATGGGAGCCTTGAATATTGACAAGCATGGCGACGCTTCTACAAAAATGCAATTAGTGCACATGCATGAACAAGAGGAAACGCCTTAAAATAAAACAAGCTCTATCTGACTAAGATAGAGCTTGTTTTATTTCTATTGATAAGGTTTGATTACTTAATCAACTCTTTTCTACGAAGAATATTTTCTACAAATTTCACTTGAGCCTCCGAAGAAAAAATCTTGTTCGGCCAATAAATCAATTGCACAGGAGAAAGCCAAATAGCAAATCCGTCTTTTGTCAACTGAGCCTTCTTTACCATATCCCATTTCATCGGCATTCCTTGCTTAGGATTTACCTTGATCAAAATTTGGCGGCTATCAATCTCATAGCTCAATTTATCAAAAAGCATCTTGCCTTGCTCATGTTGTGTCACACCAGCAAACTGAACTAACCAGAACAAGCAATAAAGCAACAAAGCTATCGAAGCGCCAATCGTCCACCACCAGCTGGGTATAAAAATTGTTCCTGAAATGATGGCAAGATAAATAAGACCTACCCACCATTGTTTTCTCAAAATATTTTTAAATGCCAACTTTATGAACAATTCCTTGTCCAATTCATATTTTTTTGTCTTTACTATCATCGTTATGAATTATGGAATAATGTGTACTTTTTAAGTTTATGATTCAGAAAGTCCAAGATCCAAGCTTAATATGCTTTAAGACTGATATCCAAGCTCTTAACAGTATGCGTAAGCGCTCCCACAGATATAAAATCAACTCCCGATTGCGCGACTTCTCTGATATTTTCTTCAGTTAT
The Aureibacter tunicatorum DNA segment above includes these coding regions:
- a CDS encoding ABC transporter substrate-binding protein translates to MKYRYIVGILGIIISLSFYSCKEVLDNIGSLQNLLQIGLVSDSTKSGQAIMKAIEFINKERKNKNLTEIALTHINHLKDIESGKEAVKKILKNKDIDALMMHDPDLIMSAMDLVNKYGKMAFMLAPHPDIANEMPTGMRIYTCSKEEGKMISDFINNDSLGSVLFWHVDNEYGNSVVNHYKELIDSNVEILPDVSFDKEKQDFVTDMLDVKSKDPEAIIIIAEEDNLPHMFNALRQGLYAPPLIGNHMFANFFATTEGKEISEDYPNEISYTREDFHNEKFRGVQLNDFINQWEEYFGEAPSLAEAYAYDNIKMMESAHEQNTDSTNVAMESELLNKEFIYDGVMGALNIDKHGDASTKMQLVHMHEQEETP